A stretch of the Veillonella parvula DSM 2008 genome encodes the following:
- a CDS encoding thiolase family protein — protein sequence MSVYIHGGLRSPIGVLNGQYKHMRPEILGSQVIDEIINRYTISHIDGIFCGNAVGTGGNLGRLMGLMCNLPNSVPAITVDMQCASALMSIEMAYTHIVSGVMNAVIAGGIESSSLQPERVYASGDDRKGTYKVAQFTPQNQSLLAMLEGAERTIHKHNVTKEDLYPHIIGSHQRASAALDNPYLQSYIMPITIDGKRCIDECIRPTMNEKLLSRMKPLLGADSITNAGNACLTHDGAAFVYLSNKKGPFKIHSVKPWAGNPQFSPEGALESTEAILKRTGLTMDDIDVVEWNEAFAIIDVLFNKAYPNHIKKYNMLGGALAYGHPYGCSGAILVLHCMAALESCGGRYGLCAIAGAGGTGTALIMERM from the coding sequence ATGTCAGTATATATTCATGGTGGGCTTAGAAGTCCTATCGGCGTTTTAAATGGACAATATAAACATATGAGACCCGAGATTTTGGGCTCTCAAGTAATTGATGAAATAATTAATCGTTATACTATTTCACATATAGATGGAATCTTCTGTGGTAATGCGGTTGGTACTGGTGGTAACCTTGGCCGTCTCATGGGGCTTATGTGTAATTTACCAAATTCTGTGCCTGCTATCACCGTTGATATGCAATGTGCCTCGGCATTAATGAGTATTGAGATGGCGTATACACATATTGTGTCAGGTGTTATGAATGCTGTCATTGCGGGTGGTATTGAAAGTTCTTCGTTACAGCCAGAGCGGGTGTATGCATCAGGGGATGATCGAAAAGGAACCTATAAGGTAGCTCAATTTACGCCCCAAAATCAATCTCTTTTAGCCATGCTCGAAGGGGCTGAGCGGACTATCCATAAACACAATGTAACAAAGGAGGATTTATATCCACATATTATTGGCAGTCATCAAAGAGCATCAGCTGCTTTAGATAACCCATATTTACAGTCATATATTATGCCTATTACTATAGATGGTAAAAGATGTATAGATGAATGTATTCGACCTACGATGAACGAGAAACTCTTGTCTAGGATGAAGCCTTTGTTGGGAGCTGACTCTATTACAAATGCAGGTAATGCGTGTTTAACTCATGATGGAGCGGCCTTTGTATATTTATCTAATAAAAAGGGTCCTTTTAAAATTCATAGCGTTAAACCTTGGGCAGGAAATCCTCAGTTTAGTCCGGAGGGCGCTCTTGAAAGTACAGAAGCCATTTTAAAACGTACAGGTTTAACTATGGATGATATTGATGTGGTGGAATGGAATGAAGCTTTTGCCATCATTGATGTTCTTTTTAACAAGGCGTACCCTAATCACATTAAAAAATATAACATGCTTGGAGGTGCCTTAGCTTATGGACATCCCTATGGATGTTCTGGTGCCATATTAGTGCTTCACTGTATGGCTGCTTTAGAATCTTGTGGTGGTCGTTATGGTTTATGTGCTATTGCTGGTGCAGGGGGCACAGGTACGGCTTTAATTATGGAACGCATGTAA
- a CDS encoding AMP-binding protein: MTIIERLQQHKDLEPHKMALIVDDIQYTYGELYDAILSVGINNTSRIVNLTQSKKTLNTKILLIQELSFVEQLTQWLGALHKGNIPMVCHNEMDTAYVDELARIIAYEGVPPLADFGVLTSGTTGRPKSLWRREMSWRDFFDIQNDIFHINKDTKIFLQGSFSFTGVSNMVIASLWTGGTVVTTSSLRPSRWMQLIEEYNVDHIYALPTKLRLLVRHCKSKLSSIKYIIAGSQALDRQLMEQLQHICPDMEFILYYGASELNYITYCTGKEWLAREGTVGRPFPTVKIAENDNVIYVTTNYRIEGIPNTYTVNDCGYIDSDGYLMFNGRAGDVINKGGYKISIPEMELYLQSLQGVSEVAIIDIADEIRGEDYVVYMVLDGEVRLSEVIELIHNKRPPVEWPKAIIEVPMLPLTECSKVDKRKLKEWYNKG; the protein is encoded by the coding sequence ATGACAATTATTGAACGCTTACAACAGCATAAAGATTTAGAGCCCCATAAAATGGCTTTAATCGTAGATGACATACAATATACATATGGTGAACTATATGATGCTATTCTATCGGTCGGTATTAATAATACAAGTCGCATTGTAAATCTTACTCAGTCTAAAAAGACATTAAATACTAAGATTCTTTTAATTCAGGAACTGTCGTTTGTTGAACAACTTACACAGTGGCTTGGGGCATTACATAAAGGTAATATTCCTATGGTATGTCACAATGAGATGGATACGGCTTATGTAGATGAGCTAGCTCGTATTATAGCCTATGAAGGTGTACCGCCATTAGCTGATTTTGGGGTACTTACATCGGGGACTACGGGACGACCAAAATCTTTGTGGAGACGAGAAATGTCTTGGCGCGATTTTTTTGATATTCAAAATGATATTTTTCATATAAACAAAGATACTAAAATCTTTTTACAGGGAAGCTTTAGTTTCACAGGTGTTAGCAATATGGTCATTGCCTCTTTATGGACTGGAGGGACCGTGGTTACAACGAGTTCCTTGCGTCCTAGTAGATGGATGCAGCTTATAGAGGAATACAATGTAGACCATATATATGCATTACCAACGAAACTACGATTATTGGTTCGACATTGTAAAAGTAAATTATCATCCATTAAATACATCATTGCAGGATCTCAAGCTCTGGATCGACAATTAATGGAACAGTTACAACATATATGCCCTGATATGGAGTTTATCTTGTACTATGGTGCATCAGAGCTTAACTATATAACGTATTGCACTGGTAAAGAATGGTTAGCGCGAGAAGGTACGGTAGGGAGACCATTTCCAACCGTGAAAATCGCAGAGAATGATAATGTCATTTATGTGACAACAAATTATCGTATTGAAGGAATTCCCAATACGTATACTGTAAATGATTGTGGATACATTGATAGTGACGGGTATCTTATGTTTAATGGGAGAGCAGGTGACGTAATCAATAAAGGGGGATATAAAATTTCTATCCCAGAGATGGAATTGTATTTACAATCTTTACAAGGGGTTTCCGAGGTTGCTATTATCGATATTGCTGATGAGATACGAGGGGAAGACTATGTAGTTTATATGGTGCTAGATGGTGAGGTTAGATTGAGTGAAGTTATAGAACTTATTCATAATAAAAGACCTCCTGTAGAGTGGCCAAAAGCTATAATAGAAGTTCCTATGTTACCCCTTACGGAATGCTCAAAAGTTGATAAACGAAAGTTAAAAGAGTGGTATAATAAAGGGTAA
- a CDS encoding nucleoid-associated protein, with the protein MQINKAALEIFDFTSSLAVYSEHELKVGDQAIQDYIANHVVKAFKDPGARTGTLHDASPVGKQLVDYKNGALKFIDLSKNLGESLFTYMKQATDSVVIDTIICEAVTDTPYVCILLCQAHDAFTHQLFSEDDGTLATELVSHKAVLPMPSQKLRAFASINLSNFSVRIFEPKGEFDGEVSYILADKVLQLGTNQSSRDTVRKVKTIVDKVAQAHESDGVVELTTAKSMIAKNAEVSDTVDPVRIVEEVFKANPIQQEAAKKELADADMLRPLPVNREFATKVGEHHKIKTDTGIEISFPVEYMKNREFIEIKTNDDGTLRIELKNINKIVNK; encoded by the coding sequence ATGCAGATTAATAAGGCGGCGCTAGAGATTTTTGACTTTACATCCTCGTTAGCTGTATATTCTGAACATGAATTAAAGGTTGGGGATCAAGCTATACAAGATTATATTGCAAATCATGTAGTTAAGGCTTTCAAAGATCCAGGGGCTAGAACCGGAACCTTACATGATGCGAGTCCTGTAGGCAAACAATTAGTAGACTATAAAAATGGAGCGCTTAAGTTTATTGATTTATCTAAGAATTTAGGTGAAAGCTTGTTTACATATATGAAACAAGCTACTGATTCTGTTGTTATTGATACAATTATCTGTGAAGCCGTTACGGATACGCCTTATGTTTGTATTCTTTTGTGTCAAGCTCATGATGCTTTTACCCATCAATTATTCAGTGAAGATGATGGTACATTGGCTACAGAACTCGTTTCTCATAAGGCAGTACTACCTATGCCATCACAAAAATTACGGGCCTTTGCATCTATTAATCTCTCTAATTTTAGTGTTCGTATTTTTGAACCTAAAGGTGAATTTGATGGTGAGGTATCCTATATCCTAGCAGATAAGGTCTTGCAATTAGGGACTAATCAATCCTCGCGAGATACGGTGAGAAAGGTAAAGACTATCGTAGATAAGGTGGCTCAAGCTCATGAGTCTGATGGCGTTGTTGAGTTGACAACGGCTAAATCTATGATTGCTAAAAATGCAGAAGTATCAGATACCGTTGATCCTGTTCGTATTGTAGAAGAGGTATTTAAAGCGAATCCTATTCAACAAGAGGCGGCAAAGAAAGAATTAGCTGATGCGGATATGCTGCGTCCTTTGCCAGTAAATCGTGAGTTTGCCACGAAGGTTGGAGAGCATCATAAGATTAAAACAGATACAGGTATTGAGATTTCATTTCCTGTAGAATATATGAAAAATCGTGAGTTTATTGAGATAAAAACTAATGATGATGGTACTTTGCGTATTGAATTAAAAAATATTAATAAAATCGTAAATAAATAG
- the ybaK gene encoding Cys-tRNA(Pro) deacylase, translated as MSKEKHKKTNALRILDTHKIPYSISEYEWSEERAAGLHVVEALKLDEKQVFKTLVGKGDKTGYVVFCIPVAEELDMKQAARVSHNKSVELVHVKDLLSITGYLRGGCSPVGMKKAFPTYFDATMEPQKFVYVSVGLRGMQMKVNPKDLASVVNAEFVELTMDH; from the coding sequence ATGAGTAAAGAGAAACATAAAAAAACAAACGCATTACGTATTTTAGATACTCATAAGATACCTTATAGTATTAGCGAATATGAGTGGTCTGAAGAGCGTGCTGCTGGCCTTCATGTAGTAGAAGCATTAAAACTCGATGAGAAACAAGTCTTTAAAACATTAGTTGGCAAAGGTGACAAAACTGGATATGTAGTATTCTGTATTCCTGTGGCTGAAGAGTTAGATATGAAACAGGCAGCACGTGTTAGTCATAATAAGTCTGTAGAGCTTGTTCATGTTAAGGATTTGTTAAGTATTACAGGTTATTTGCGCGGTGGATGTTCTCCAGTAGGCATGAAAAAAGCATTTCCTACCTATTTTGATGCTACTATGGAACCCCAAAAGTTTGTATATGTAAGCGTAGGTTTACGCGGGATGCAAATGAAGGTAAATCCAAAGGATTTGGCATCTGTCGTAAATGCTGAATTTGTTGAACTGACAATGGACCATTAA
- a CDS encoding ribonuclease H1 domain-containing protein, with amino-acid sequence MAKKFYAVRQGRVPGVYTTWSDCEKQVKGYGGAIYKSFSTEVEARAFVENSGLSLSDFMSAKKSELKLPQEVKFKSINSRPIVSSSSIQSKVSASVVKPDFTTPNYMVAYIDGSYNKETNTVGAGGVIFLNGKRKTFSFSSTDKRYTSFWNVAGELLAAMHVMKYAVDSGISECSLYYDYMGIEMWATKGWKRNNELTQEYSAFYDSIKNRVRVYFHKVAAHTGDTYNEMADALAKQGAGI; translated from the coding sequence ATGGCAAAAAAGTTTTATGCTGTTCGTCAGGGCCGTGTACCAGGAGTTTATACTACATGGTCTGACTGTGAGAAACAAGTAAAGGGCTATGGTGGTGCTATCTACAAATCATTTTCGACAGAAGTAGAAGCACGTGCTTTTGTAGAGAATTCAGGTTTGTCTTTAAGTGATTTTATGAGCGCTAAAAAGAGTGAACTTAAATTGCCACAAGAAGTGAAGTTTAAATCTATAAATTCTAGGCCTATAGTTTCTAGTTCTAGTATTCAAAGTAAAGTATCAGCAAGTGTTGTGAAACCAGATTTTACTACTCCAAACTATATGGTTGCGTATATCGATGGTAGTTATAATAAAGAGACCAATACTGTTGGGGCAGGTGGGGTTATCTTTTTGAATGGCAAGAGGAAAACTTTTTCTTTTTCCTCTACTGATAAACGATATACATCGTTTTGGAATGTAGCTGGCGAGTTGTTGGCTGCTATGCATGTTATGAAATATGCGGTTGATAGTGGGATTTCTGAATGTTCACTTTACTATGATTATATGGGCATAGAAATGTGGGCTACTAAGGGATGGAAACGTAATAATGAGCTAACCCAAGAGTACTCAGCATTTTATGATTCTATAAAAAATCGTGTGCGAGTTTACTTTCACAAGGTGGCTGCTCATACAGGCGATACATATAATGAAATGGCTGATGCACTAGCAAAACAAGGTGCAGGTATTTAA